The DNA segment TTTGAGTCAGGTAATCAAGGCGAATGTTGCTAAACAAGGATGCAATAACGATAAACAACATCACGACCATCAAGATGAATAGCCCGCGATTCAGTTTGTCGATATAAGATTTGCCCGAGACGACGATAGCGCCCATCAATAGGCTGAAAATGGTATACGCAACAGATGCCGATACATCGACATCCACATCGAGCAGTAGCTTATGAATGATGTCACCGACACCCAAGATATAAGCGATCAACATGCATACCAGCAGCAGGTAAAAGAGGGCATTGATAAAATGTTTGCCTTTACTGCCAAGCGTCAAGTAAGCAACGCTGCTCATGCCACTATTGTCTTTCGTTTTTGTACACGCCTCGGCTAGCAGAAGAGCAGAGTAGGTGGTGCCAATAAAGATAAGTAGCATCAGCACTGAGCTGATCATGAAGCCAAATTGAGCCAACACCATTGGAATAGCCAACATGCCAGCCCCTAATGCCGTTCCCGAAAGGATTAGGGAACTGCCGAATAATTTCATATTCAAGAAAAACAACCTCAAGCGATCCAATTAATTTTTGTTTGGATTGTAAATAATTGTTTCCAAGACTAACAAAATACTCAGTAAAGTTAGGGGTTAATTTCTAATAAATTTTGAATTTTTCTAAAAAAGTTAAGAAGTGATTTGTGAGGGGTATGCTTGGTTGGGTTATGTATTCACTTGTTGGTTTGTTTTAGCGTTTTGATAACTTTTGTAAATTGATGGTCGCTCAATAATTTTGGGACCTGCGGTCGATTAAGTGGTGATTTAACTTGAACTAAGTAGGGGCCAACCTTGCTTGTTTCATGAATCCTTGCTTGCCCCTAGCTAGATACTCTTGCTGCTCCTAGCTAGTAACCCCAGCTCTATTTGATGAGTCGAAGTTCTTTTACTTTTTCTTGAATTAGGTTTTGAACCAGTTGGGTAAGAAACTGGATACGTGGATGACTGGCGTCGCGTTTTAATGTCACCATATCGACGTTAAAATCTGGGATTTCAATGGGTGGGTCGCATAGTACTAAGTCATCATCTATCAATTCAGAACGGCCTACCATCTCTGCCATCACGGCTAATACATTTCTTCCTGAAAGCATTCTTCGAATGGTCAAAAAACGCGTTGTCCCAAGCACCACATTACGTTTTATACCGATATTTTCTAGCGTGATATCGACTTGGCTCGTCAGTTCTTGGTTAGCCGTGATTATCATTTGCGGTGTCTTTAAATAGGTATCGAGCGGTATTGGGAGTGTAGTCTTCAACACCTTGTTATCAAAGGTACACAGGTGCTTTTCTCTGTAAAGAAAGGTGGTGTCCAAATGGCTTGGTAATTCCTGAAAAACACCAATACAGAGGTCCGTGTTTTGGTCTTCGAGCAATGTCACGCAGTTCGCACTGTCGACCGGCTTGAGCAGGACTTTGCTGAGCGGGGCAAGTTGCTGAAGAGTGTCGAAAATCTCAGGACCAAAAATCTGCTCTGCGTAATCACTGACACCAATGGTGAACTGTCCTGAGTAACTCTCTGGCTCAAATTGTTCTGCCGGTAAAATATCTTGCGTGAAAATCGACAAAATCGTCTGAACCTTAGGGGCGATCTCATGTGCTCTCACCGTCGGTTGCATCTTGTTGCCTTGCCTTTCAAAGAGAGGATCCCCCAATAATTCCCGAAGTCGTTTTAGGTTGTAACTGGTGGCTGGCTGTCCCAAATGCAGCTCTTTTGAAGCTGCCGATACACTCTTTAAGCGAAAAAGCGCGTCAAAAGTGAGTAGTAGGTTGAGGTCTATTCCACGCCAATTAAGATCTTTCACAGCAATATTCGCCTGCTGTCTGCTCAAATCATATCGTTAGTCGGCACTGGCATGAGCTCCATCTGCTTAGCCTTGCTCGCGTATGAGCTGTCGGGTGATGTAGCAGGGATGGTGCTGAGTATTGCATTTGCTTTGAAGATGTTGGCGTACATAGGACTCGCGCCAGTATTTGGTGCAATCGCACATAAGTTGCCGAAACGAAGGACTTTGTTCGCGCTGGATTTGATTAGGGCGCTGTTGTTTGTCTGTTTACCGTTTGTCACCGAAGTGTGGGAAGTCTATGTGTTGATGTTTCTCATCAATGCGTGTTCTGCGGGTTTTACTCCCCTGTTTCAATCAACGCTACCTTTGGTCTTAGTGGATAAAACGCAGTACGCGAAAGCATTGTCGTTCAGCCGAATGGCTTATGATCTCGAACAGATATTTAGCCCAATGCTAACGGCTCTATTGTTGAGCTTGATTGGTTTTAGACAGTTATTCATGCTCGATGCGGCCACTTTTCTGCTGTCTGGTGTGTTGATCTTACTGTGTACATTACCGAATTTGAAACGAGTGACAGAATCAGCGCATAAAACGAAAAAGACCAGCGCGGTGCAAGCGCTACGTAATTACTTGAATAAACCTAATTTGAGAGCTCTGTGGTTTGCGTATCTTGCCGCGGCCAGTGCTTCTGCGATGGTGCTAGTGAATACGGTTATCTACGTACACGAAGTGCTGCACGGTGACGAAACGCAAACCGCATTAGCAATGATGGTCGTTGGTTTGGGTTCCATGCTTATGGCACTGCGGTTACCCAAATGGTTAGAGAGTCACTCGCCGCAACATTTTCATTGGATAGGATTGCTGACGATTTGCGCCTCTTTTGCCGTTGGCAGTTTCACACCCGGTTGGATTGGCTTTGGCGTCATGTGCTTAGCCATGGGCGTTGGAATGTCTTGTATTCAAACTTCCGCAGGTCTTTTGATCACCCAAGCGTGTGAGGGAGAAGACACCGCGCCGTATTTTGCTGCTCATTTCTCTTTAACGCATTTCTGGTGGTTTTTTACTTACTTGATTGCGGGGATAAGCGTGAAGCTGTTTGGTATGAGTGCCGGCTATTTAATTATGGGAGCTCTTTGTGTCATTAGCGGCTTAATGTACGCCTCAATCAAAGATACGTTCAGCGAGAATGATGGCTAGCCATAAACGGAAAGCCTATCGCTAAAAGACATGTCCAAGGAGCTTAATCAGCTTGAAGCTAAACAAGATGAGAAAAATGCCTATTTGAGTGTTGACCTGACTACAACTTCATAGTTTATCTTATAGATAGAAATGAGGGAGAAGTGGATGTATCGCATATCTGAATTAGCGGAGCTCGTTGGCCTGAGCCGTTCAACGCTTTTGTACTATGGAAAGTTGGGTTTGATTGAAGCTCAACGCACCAGTAATGGTTATCGAAGTTATTCCGAACGCGATTTACAGCGCGTGAAGTTGTTGCAGCAGTTACAAGCGGGTGGCCTGACGTTGAAAGAGTGTCAGGCGTGTTTGGATGCTAAGGTTGACCGCTCCTTGTTACAAAACCGACTCGAACAATTGGATGAAGAGATCGCTCAGAAGCAGCGTTCGAGAGATCTTTTATCGGCCCTGTTAGGCGAGAGTGGTTTGCAAGATTGGCATGAGTCGATGGACAAAGTGGCGCCTGATGCGCATCTCGACTGGCTAATTAAGCAAGGCTTTGATGAGAAGCAAGCACTGCGACTGAAATGGCTTTCAAAAGACATGAACGATCATGACCAGTACATGGCGGATTTTGAGGTGATCTTTGAGGGTTTACAGCGTTTAGGGCCAGGAACAGCGGAAGATACTTTGGCGGCACTGGCACACGTTCCAGTTTATCCCAAATGTGTGCTTGAGATCGGTTGCGGTAAAGGTATTGCCACCTATGTGTTAGCGAAAGCCATAGTAGAACATCAAGCGGATGTGCAAATAACGGCGGTAGATAATGATCAGCCGAGTTTAGATATTCTGACTCAGCAAGCACAGGCTCTTGGCTTAGAAAGCAACGTCAAAACCGTATGCGCGAGCATGATGGATCTACCGTTTGAAGCTAAGTCGTTTGACCTAATTTGGTCGGAAGGCAGCGCTTACATCATGGGTGTTGAAAAGGCGCTAAAGCAGTGGCTAAATTTACTCAGTGATGAGGGCATATTGGTCGTCAATGATTTGGTGTGGAATACCGAACAACCTAACGAATCGAGCAAAGCGTTCTGGCAAAAAGAGTACCCAGACATGACGACGGTTTCAGAACGAATTAAACAGGCACAAGCTGCGGGTTATGAAGTTTTGGATCACTTTGCAATGAGCGATGCTGGTTGGCTTGCGTATTACCAGCCCTTTCAAAAGCGAGTAGAAGCGCTTAAAGCAACGATGCCGAACTCAAAAGCGCTGGTAGATTGCGACAATGAAGTTAAACAATTTTTCGATAGCAGCACACAAAAGAGCGGATTGGATCAACAGCCTTCTAAAGTTTCTAATCAACGTGACTTTGATTATCAGTTCTTTGTGCTCAAGAAATTAAAGTAAGTGAGTAACACCATGAAATTTAGACAATATAATTCAAACGAAATCGAAACAATCACTCAAGTTTTCACTCAGACCTTTACGGATTCAAAAGGCGAGAACGAAGGTAAAACCGTGGGTAAGCTTGCCAACGATCTTTTAACGACAACAGCTCCGACAGAGCTACTTTGCTTTATTGCTGAAGATGATTCTAGTGAGTCGGATGCGGATAGTACGATTGTAGGCGCGATTATCTTTACGCCGCTTTCATTTGATGATGAAACGAAGGCATATTTGCTTTCACCAGTCGCGGTGAGCACTCAGGTGCAAAAGCGTGGTATTGGCCAGAAACTGATTAACTTTGGTTTGCAGGTTCTAAAAGAGCAAGGTGTTGAGCTTGCAGTGACGTACGGTGATCCTGACTACTATTCCAAAGTGGGCTTTGGGCGAATTACCGTTGAGCAAGTCCCAGCGCCATTTGAATTGAGTTTCTCTCACGGTTGGTTGGCTCAATCGTTGACTGGTGGTGACATCAAAGTAACAAGTGGCAAGTCGAGTTGTGTTGAAGCTTTGGCTCACCCCGAATATTGGTAGCCGTTTGCAACAAAATTGAGAAAAAGAGAAAGCCCATCAGGTGTTGCCTGTTGGGCTTTCTCGTTATGAACAAAAGATATCCGTCAGGCTTCAACGCACAATTTGAACGATTGTTCAAAATAGTGCTTGAACGATCGTTCTAATTTGATCTATATTGTTTTCACACCAACGGAGAATAGTCATTAATTGCTCCGTGATTGAATAACTTTAGAATCATAGATTGATAGGGATAAAACAATGAGCAACTTCAAAATTCATTCAGTAGAATCAGCGCCAGAGCAAAGCCAACCTATTCTTGAAGGTGCTAAAAAGCAGATGGGCAGAGTACCGGGTCTTTTCGGTGTGTTGGCTGAATCTCCAAATACACTTAAGGCTTACACTCAGCTTCATCAGGCGTTTAGTGACTCATCTTTCGATGCTGAAGAGCTAACGGTTGTTTGGCAAACCATCAACGTTGAACACGAATGCCACTACTGCGTTCCTGCGCACACAGGTATCGCACATTCAATGAAGGTTGATCCTGCAATCACCGAAGCACTTCGTAATCGCACGGCTCTACCCACTGAAAAGCTGCAAGCACTGCATGATTTTACGCTGAGCATGGTACGCAACCGCGGCAATGTACCTGAAAGTGAAATGGTCGCATTCTTCGAAGCGGGATACGGTCAGCAACAGGTGTTAGAAGTGATTCTTGGCTTGTCTCAGAAAGTGATCAGCAACTACGTAAACCACGTTGCCAAAACGCCAGTAGACAAAGTATTTGAACAGTTCGCTTGGCAAGGTTAATTACCATTAAGCAAATCAAAACCTGATAATGATGAAAGCCCCGCTCAGTTGAGTGGGGCTTTGTTGTTTGGAGCGGGTTACGATTTCTAGTTACTTACTTATCTACAACTAATGCTACTTTAAGTCGTACCAAAGCGTCTGCTAATACTTCTGCAGGACATCCTAGATTCAAGCGAATAAACCCTGAACCTTCTTCGCCAAAGGCACAACCCATACTCGGTACAATGCCGGCTGCAATGAGTTTTTGCTCAAGCTCAGTATCACTTAGTTTCATTGCACGGCAATCTAGCCATGCAAGATATGTCGCTTCGGGTTTAGTGAAACGAATATGAGGTAGTTCTGCTTTCAAGAATCCATGCAGCGTTTCGATGTTACCTTGCAAGTATTGCTTTAAGTCCGCTAGCCAAGTATCACACTCTTGGTATGCTGTGGTCGCTGCAGACATGGATAGGCTGTTGAAGCAATCCATGCCATGAGCATCCAAACGGCGAACAAACTGCTCCTTCAACTCCGAATTTGGAATGATGAAGTTTGAGATTCTCAATGATGACAAACCAAATGTTTTACTGGCCGCGGTCGCCACAATAAGTTTGTCGGTTAGCGAACTTGGCAAGCTTAACGTCGAATGGAATACATTAAGTGTTAGCGTTAGGTCGCTCCAAATTTCATCACTGATGAGCCACACATTGTGTTTCTGGCAAAGCTCGGCAATTTGCATGATCTCTTGCTCGTCCCAGGCTCTACCGGTTGGGTTGTGTGGGTTGCAGAAAATCAACGCCTTGGCGCCACTCGCAAAGCAGTCTTCCAAATGTGCAAAATCAAGCTGGTAATGACCTTCTGATTCTATCAACGGGTTGTTCAACACCTTACGATCATTCAGTTCGATGATCTTACGAAATGAACCGTAGCCAGGACTTTGAATAACGATTTGATCGTTCTTTTCCGTGAGCATTTGCAGTGCCATCGCGATACCAGGAAGTACGCCATGTACCGTGGTGATCCACTCTCGTTTGATTTCTGTTCGATGTTGCTTTTTAAACCAATCGATCGCGGCTTGGTAATAGTCATCCTGACGTTCTGAGTAACCAAAAATACCATGCGAGATATCTTGAGCTAAGCGATCTAATACTAGTTGAGGTGCTTGGAAATCATAGTCAGACACCCACATTGGCAGTAAATCGGCGCCTTCTAAGCCAAGCTTCTGCTCCATAAAGTCCCACTTTACCGATCCTGTGTTTCGGCGGTTAATCGTATTGTCGAAAGAATGCATAGGAAGCGAGCCTTATTTTGCGTTGTTAGCGGGTGCAGCATTGTTAATAGTAGAAGTTTGTAGCGTGTCTTCTGCTTGTTCTGGCTTTGCACGTGCGATACCAAATCCAGTGAAACCATAAATCAGAGCGAAAATGACCCCGGTGTAACATTGGATTGCCCAAGGTAGGTAATCTAGCGTTGCAACACCTAGTGTGCTTGCCATGTAAATACCGGCCGCAGTCCAAGGAACCAGTGGTTCGATGATTGTGCCTGCATCTTCGATGGTTCTAGATAGATTTTTAGTGTCGAGTCCCATCTTGCGGTAAGCGTTCTGGAACAGTTCACCAGGGATAAGAAGTGCTAATTTGCCGTCAGAGGTCGTGAATACAACGGTGATGGTTGCAATAACGGTTGATGCGATAAGTTGACCTGTTGAGTGGATAAGGTGCAGGAAACGACCCAGTACCACATTTAACGCGCCCGTCAGGCTTAAGATACCTGCAAAAGAGAAGGCACAGAAAACCAGTAGAATGGTGCTCATCATTGAGAACAGGCCACCACGGTTAAGCAGTTTTGATACGTCTGGGATTAGCGCATCGATCGCTGTTCCTTTTGCTTCGAACAATGAGACATTGAAGCCGTCAACATAAGCTTGGAAGCCTTGTTGTAGTGAGAAACCTTGTAAAACCATACCCAGTACAATCGCTATCGCTGAAGCTCCCAACATCAGTGGTAGAACGGGTTTCTTAGTTAATGCTCCCCAAAGGATCATAACTGGTGGGATGATAAGGAAAATGCTGAAGTTATAAAGGCTATCTAGCCCTGCAAGGATTTGCGTTACTTTCTCTGGCTGACCAATGTTTGCCACATCAGCGCTTTGTCCTGCAAAGAAGAAGACAACTGAAGCAATCACAAAACCAGGCAGCGTAGTGTAAAGCATGTGCTGAATGTGTTCGTACAGTGTGGTGCCTGAAACGACAGGCGCAAAGTTTGTTGAATCAGAAAGAGGCGAGATCTTGTCGCCAAAGTAAGCACCAGAGACAACCGCACCTGCGGCAGCAGCAAGTGACACATCTAAGCCTGCGGCGACACCCATCAATGCAACACCAACTGTACCTGCA comes from the Vibrio splendidus genome and includes:
- a CDS encoding LysR substrate-binding domain-containing protein, whose amino-acid sequence is MSRQQANIAVKDLNWRGIDLNLLLTFDALFRLKSVSAASKELHLGQPATSYNLKRLRELLGDPLFERQGNKMQPTVRAHEIAPKVQTILSIFTQDILPAEQFEPESYSGQFTIGVSDYAEQIFGPEIFDTLQQLAPLSKVLLKPVDSANCVTLLEDQNTDLCIGVFQELPSHLDTTFLYREKHLCTFDNKVLKTTLPIPLDTYLKTPQMIITANQELTSQVDITLENIGIKRNVVLGTTRFLTIRRMLSGRNVLAVMAEMVGRSELIDDDLVLCDPPIEIPDFNVDMVTLKRDASHPRIQFLTQLVQNLIQEKVKELRLIK
- a CDS encoding MFS transporter, with protein sequence MSSICLALLAYELSGDVAGMVLSIAFALKMLAYIGLAPVFGAIAHKLPKRRTLFALDLIRALLFVCLPFVTEVWEVYVLMFLINACSAGFTPLFQSTLPLVLVDKTQYAKALSFSRMAYDLEQIFSPMLTALLLSLIGFRQLFMLDAATFLLSGVLILLCTLPNLKRVTESAHKTKKTSAVQALRNYLNKPNLRALWFAYLAAASASAMVLVNTVIYVHEVLHGDETQTALAMMVVGLGSMLMALRLPKWLESHSPQHFHWIGLLTICASFAVGSFTPGWIGFGVMCLAMGVGMSCIQTSAGLLITQACEGEDTAPYFAAHFSLTHFWWFFTYLIAGISVKLFGMSAGYLIMGALCVISGLMYASIKDTFSENDG
- a CDS encoding MerR family transcriptional regulator, encoding MYRISELAELVGLSRSTLLYYGKLGLIEAQRTSNGYRSYSERDLQRVKLLQQLQAGGLTLKECQACLDAKVDRSLLQNRLEQLDEEIAQKQRSRDLLSALLGESGLQDWHESMDKVAPDAHLDWLIKQGFDEKQALRLKWLSKDMNDHDQYMADFEVIFEGLQRLGPGTAEDTLAALAHVPVYPKCVLEIGCGKGIATYVLAKAIVEHQADVQITAVDNDQPSLDILTQQAQALGLESNVKTVCASMMDLPFEAKSFDLIWSEGSAYIMGVEKALKQWLNLLSDEGILVVNDLVWNTEQPNESSKAFWQKEYPDMTTVSERIKQAQAAGYEVLDHFAMSDAGWLAYYQPFQKRVEALKATMPNSKALVDCDNEVKQFFDSSTQKSGLDQQPSKVSNQRDFDYQFFVLKKLK
- a CDS encoding GNAT family N-acetyltransferase, with product MSNTMKFRQYNSNEIETITQVFTQTFTDSKGENEGKTVGKLANDLLTTTAPTELLCFIAEDDSSESDADSTIVGAIIFTPLSFDDETKAYLLSPVAVSTQVQKRGIGQKLINFGLQVLKEQGVELAVTYGDPDYYSKVGFGRITVEQVPAPFELSFSHGWLAQSLTGGDIKVTSGKSSCVEALAHPEYW
- a CDS encoding carboxymuconolactone decarboxylase family protein, coding for MSNFKIHSVESAPEQSQPILEGAKKQMGRVPGLFGVLAESPNTLKAYTQLHQAFSDSSFDAEELTVVWQTINVEHECHYCVPAHTGIAHSMKVDPAITEALRNRTALPTEKLQALHDFTLSMVRNRGNVPESEMVAFFEAGYGQQQVLEVILGLSQKVISNYVNHVAKTPVDKVFEQFAWQG
- a CDS encoding MalY/PatB family protein, with product MHSFDNTINRRNTGSVKWDFMEQKLGLEGADLLPMWVSDYDFQAPQLVLDRLAQDISHGIFGYSERQDDYYQAAIDWFKKQHRTEIKREWITTVHGVLPGIAMALQMLTEKNDQIVIQSPGYGSFRKIIELNDRKVLNNPLIESEGHYQLDFAHLEDCFASGAKALIFCNPHNPTGRAWDEQEIMQIAELCQKHNVWLISDEIWSDLTLTLNVFHSTLSLPSSLTDKLIVATAASKTFGLSSLRISNFIIPNSELKEQFVRRLDAHGMDCFNSLSMSAATTAYQECDTWLADLKQYLQGNIETLHGFLKAELPHIRFTKPEATYLAWLDCRAMKLSDTELEQKLIAAGIVPSMGCAFGEEGSGFIRLNLGCPAEVLADALVRLKVALVVDK
- the nhaC gene encoding Na+/H+ antiporter NhaC, which codes for MNNSKPLPSFGLALAPIAVMFALLAIGYGVLGLRIEVLLLISATFTACIAWKMGYNWDDIINAIVEKLAKAMPVILILVSVGGLIASWMISGTIPYMVYWGLKVISAEYILIAAFFVTSIVSVCTGTSWGSAGTVGVALMGVAAGLDVSLAAAAGAVVSGAYFGDKISPLSDSTNFAPVVSGTTLYEHIQHMLYTTLPGFVIASVVFFFAGQSADVANIGQPEKVTQILAGLDSLYNFSIFLIIPPVMILWGALTKKPVLPLMLGASAIAIVLGMVLQGFSLQQGFQAYVDGFNVSLFEAKGTAIDALIPDVSKLLNRGGLFSMMSTILLVFCAFSFAGILSLTGALNVVLGRFLHLIHSTGQLIASTVIATITVVFTTSDGKLALLIPGELFQNAYRKMGLDTKNLSRTIEDAGTIIEPLVPWTAAGIYMASTLGVATLDYLPWAIQCYTGVIFALIYGFTGFGIARAKPEQAEDTLQTSTINNAAPANNAK